One region of Jonesiaceae bacterium BS-20 genomic DNA includes:
- a CDS encoding sugar ABC transporter permease, which yields MSAPTLTPVVPEASKLAGFTNWFKSRLDLLPTLAAVVIFIAMIIYGEIAYGRILQMNTVSNLLINNAPLIIIAVGMTFVIITGGIDLSVGAIIAFSSVSGVMLINAGLNAWLVVVIMIAIGAVIGLISGILVQYFNVQPFIATLAMMFLARGLASILSTVPERLPDDSPIRSLATQIKIVDGPKVNDLVITPGVIIALIIVIVAFFILHRTRMGRTVYAIGGSEQSAALMGLPVHATKLWIYVISGTLAGVAAVVYTTRLGIAQNITGIGWELDAIAATVIGGTLLTGGAGFVFGSVIGALVLGLMIVLITRDGTIPPEATTIITGGILLIFVLLQRLVNAKKND from the coding sequence ATGAGCGCGCCAACCCTGACCCCGGTGGTTCCAGAAGCTTCCAAGCTCGCCGGATTCACAAACTGGTTCAAGAGCCGTCTAGACCTGTTGCCAACACTGGCAGCCGTGGTCATCTTCATCGCGATGATCATCTACGGTGAGATCGCATACGGCCGTATCTTACAGATGAACACCGTCTCTAACCTCTTGATCAATAATGCTCCCCTAATCATTATTGCTGTTGGTATGACGTTCGTAATTATCACCGGAGGAATTGACCTTTCGGTGGGTGCGATCATCGCATTCTCAAGTGTCTCTGGGGTAATGCTGATCAACGCGGGCCTCAACGCTTGGCTCGTGGTTGTCATCATGATCGCTATTGGCGCCGTTATTGGCTTGATCTCCGGAATACTGGTGCAGTATTTCAATGTCCAACCGTTTATCGCGACGCTTGCGATGATGTTCTTGGCCCGTGGGCTAGCTTCAATCTTGTCCACAGTGCCAGAGCGTCTCCCGGATGACTCCCCTATCCGGTCGCTTGCTACACAGATCAAGATCGTTGACGGCCCAAAGGTAAATGATCTCGTCATTACTCCAGGTGTCATCATCGCGCTCATCATTGTGATTGTCGCGTTCTTCATTCTGCACCGCACCCGCATGGGCCGCACGGTCTACGCAATCGGTGGTTCTGAGCAGTCGGCAGCCCTCATGGGTCTTCCAGTGCACGCAACCAAGTTGTGGATCTACGTCATCAGCGGCACGCTTGCCGGTGTTGCCGCGGTTGTTTACACCACTCGATTGGGTATTGCGCAGAACATCACCGGAATCGGTTGGGAACTCGATGCCATCGCGGCCACTGTTATTGGTGGTACGCTGCTGACCGGTGGCGCCGGGTTTGTCTTTGGCTCCGTCATTGGCGCGTTGGTTCTGGGACTCATGATCGTCCTGATCACCCGCGACGGTACCATCCCACCGGAGGCAACCACCATCATCACCGGTGGAATTCTCCTGATCTTCGTTCTCCTACAGCGCCTAGTGAACGCTAAGAAGAACGATTAG
- a CDS encoding ABC transporter permease: MSNEKTGIVGFFSQVIHRQYFWGIVAIVLLLAVNVAKDSSYLAITVNATNGNLVGNLIDILRAAAPIMMIAVGMCLVIATSGIDLSVGSLMVVAGAVSMEFLKASPNTLGAALAAVGLAILIAGILGAINGLLVSVVGLQPFISTLIMMMAGRGIAKVITGGQNTAATNDSFRWIANGYVIGIPVIFILALIIVVIVGLLVRRSALGLMIEAIGMDPQAARLAGINRRGLLLTVYTLSGVLAGIAGIFATASVMTVDISRTGYQLEMDAILAVVIGGTSLAGGKFNITGAVVGSFLIATLDKTVMFLGISSSATPAFKAIVIVLLCLLQSERVRNMFRTRKATSAAVKSDKEEVAVA; the protein is encoded by the coding sequence ATGAGTAATGAAAAAACTGGGATTGTTGGTTTTTTTTCCCAGGTAATCCACCGGCAATACTTCTGGGGCATCGTTGCGATTGTCCTGTTGCTTGCCGTCAACGTTGCCAAAGACTCTTCTTACCTAGCCATCACGGTCAACGCGACCAATGGCAACTTAGTCGGTAACCTGATCGATATCCTGCGAGCAGCCGCACCAATCATGATGATTGCTGTTGGTATGTGTTTGGTTATTGCCACCAGTGGTATTGATCTTTCCGTTGGATCGCTCATGGTTGTGGCCGGAGCGGTTTCCATGGAGTTCCTCAAAGCCTCACCAAATACCCTGGGCGCGGCACTAGCTGCAGTAGGCCTCGCAATCCTGATCGCCGGAATCCTGGGCGCAATCAATGGATTGTTAGTCTCGGTAGTAGGTTTGCAACCCTTTATTTCCACGCTGATTATGATGATGGCCGGGCGCGGTATTGCCAAGGTCATCACCGGAGGTCAGAACACCGCGGCAACCAACGACTCGTTCCGTTGGATTGCCAACGGGTACGTTATTGGTATTCCGGTCATTTTCATCCTTGCCCTGATTATCGTTGTCATCGTTGGTCTCTTGGTGCGCCGCAGTGCACTCGGACTCATGATTGAGGCGATCGGTATGGACCCCCAGGCGGCACGCCTGGCCGGAATCAACCGCCGCGGCCTCCTGTTGACCGTTTACACCCTGTCCGGTGTTCTCGCAGGTATTGCAGGGATCTTTGCTACGGCATCGGTAATGACCGTTGATATCTCCCGCACCGGCTACCAACTGGAAATGGACGCAATCCTCGCGGTTGTTATTGGTGGTACGTCTTTGGCCGGCGGTAAGTTCAACATCACTGGCGCCGTTGTAGGGTCCTTCCTCATCGCCACGTTGGACAAGACCGTCATGTTCTTGGGCATTTCATCGTCCGCAACTCCGGCTTTCAAAGCAATCGTTATCGTGTTGCTTTGCCTGCTGCAGTCAGAACGCGTACGCAACATGTTCCGCACTCGAAAAGCCACATCTGCTGCGGTTAAATCCGACAAGGAGGAGGTGGCAGTAGCATGA